A portion of the Glycine max cultivar Williams 82 chromosome 10, Glycine_max_v4.0, whole genome shotgun sequence genome contains these proteins:
- the PURD gene encoding phosphoribosylamine--glycine ligase isoform X1 — protein sequence MSCATFNVAASLNLHGRTKQAVSKPFGSRNHCTFPKFSFLYSETLNLSSTYYSFGRDTPSRSFHSVFKCLAQNSESSPSVSVDTNNNSQEKVTVLVIGGGGREHALCHALQRSPSCETVLCAPGNAGIASSGNATCISDLEVYDGAAVISFCRKMGVGLVVVGPEAPLVAGLTNELVKAGIPTFGPSAEAAALEGSKNFMKHLCDKYDIPTAKYKTFTDPSAAKQYIQEQGAPIVIKADGLAAGKGVTVAMTLEEANEAVDSMLVKGDFGSAGCRVIVEEFLEGEEASFFALVDGENAIPLESAQDHKRVGDGDTGPNTGGMGAYSPAPIITKELQSIVMDSIIIPTVKGMSAEGCKFVGVLYAGLMIEKKSGMPKLIEYNVRFGDPECQVLMVRLESDLVQVLLSACRGELSGLSLNWSPGSAMVVVMASNGYPGSYEKGTVIENLQEAELAAPGIKIFHAGTAFDSEGKFIAIGGRVLGVTAKGNDLEEARDRAYQAVEKVNWSGGFYRRDIGWRALPQKQYVTKG from the exons ATGTCTTGCGCCACCTTCAATGTTGCAGCTTCTTTGAATCTTCATGGACGTACTAAGCAAGCAGTTTCTAAGCCATTTGGGTCAAGAAATCACTGTACTTTCCCCaagttttcttttctctattcTGAGACCTTGAATTTGAGCTCCACTTATTATAGTTTTGGCCGGGATACACCCTCACGCTCATTCCATAGTGTTTTTAAATGTCTTGCTCAGAATTCAGAATCATCACCTTCTGTTAGCGTTGACACAAACAACAATTCTC AAGAAAAGGTGACTGTTCTGGTTATTGGTGGAGGGGGACGTGAACACGCTCTTTGCCATGCCTTGCAACGATCACCATCCTGTGAGACTGTACTTTGTGCCCCGGGCAATGCAGGGATTGCTAGCTCAGGAAATGCTACTTGCATCTCTGACCTTGAAGTTTATGATGGAGCAGCAGTAATCTCCTTTTGCCGGAAAATGGGGGTGGGACTTGTTGTTGTGGGACCTGAGGCTCCACTTGTTGCAGGTCTTACAAATGAGTTAGTTAAGGCTGGAATCCCAACTTTTGGTCCATCTGCAGAGGCTGCTGCTTTGGAAGGTTCTAAAAATTTCATGAAGCATTTGTGTGACAAGTATGATATTCCAACTGCCAAG TACAAAACATTTACTGACCCATCTGCTGCAAAGcaatatatacaagaacaagGAGCACCAATTGTCATCAAAGCAGATGGACTGGCTGCTGGAAAAGGAGTTACTGTTGCCATGACACTGGAAGAGGCAAATGAAGCTGTCGACTCAATGCTGGTGAAGGGTGATTTTGGTTCTGCAGGTTGTCGTGTCATTGTTGAGGAATTTctagaaggagaagaagcatCCTTTTTTGCATTGGTTGATGGAGAAAATGCAATTCCACTAGAATCTGCACAGGACCATAAACGAGTTGGTGATGGTGACACAGGGCCAAATACTGGTGGCATGGGTGCATATTCTCCAGCTCCTATAATAACTAAGGAACTTCAATCTATAGTAATGGATTCAATTATCATCCCGACAGTAAAAGGAATGTCAGCGGAAGGTTGCAAGTTTGTTGGGGTTTTATATGCTGGGCTTATGATTGAGAAGAAGTCTGGCATGCCTAAGTTAATTGAGTATAATGTGCGATTTGGTGATCCTGAGTGCCAG GTCTTAATGGTTCGGTTGGAGTCTGATTTGGTACAAGTTCTACTTTCAGCATGTAGAGGAGAGTTGAGTGGGTTATCACTGAACTGGTCTCCTGGGTCTGCCATGGTTGTGGTAATGGCAAGTAACGGATATCCTGGATCATATGAGAAGGGAACTGTGATTGAAAACCTTCAAGAAGCTGAGCTTGCTGCTCCAGGTATCAAGATATTTCATGCAGGAACTGCTTTTGACTCTGAAGGAAAATTTATTGCAATTGGGGGGCGTGTTCTTGGGGTTACAGCCAAGGGAAATGATCTTGAAGAGGCACGTGATCGAGCTTATCAAGCTGTTGAGAAAGTTAACTGGTCTGGAGGCTTCTATCGTCGGGATATTGGTTGGAGAGCCCTTCCTCAGAAACAATATGTTACAAAGGGATAA
- the PURD gene encoding phosphoribosylamine--glycine ligase isoform X2, whose translation MSCATFNVAASLNLHGRTKQAVSKPFGSRNHCTFPKFSFLYSETLNLSSTYYSFGRDTPSRSFHSVFKCLAQNSESSPSVSVDTNNNSQKVTVLVIGGGGREHALCHALQRSPSCETVLCAPGNAGIASSGNATCISDLEVYDGAAVISFCRKMGVGLVVVGPEAPLVAGLTNELVKAGIPTFGPSAEAAALEGSKNFMKHLCDKYDIPTAKYKTFTDPSAAKQYIQEQGAPIVIKADGLAAGKGVTVAMTLEEANEAVDSMLVKGDFGSAGCRVIVEEFLEGEEASFFALVDGENAIPLESAQDHKRVGDGDTGPNTGGMGAYSPAPIITKELQSIVMDSIIIPTVKGMSAEGCKFVGVLYAGLMIEKKSGMPKLIEYNVRFGDPECQVLMVRLESDLVQVLLSACRGELSGLSLNWSPGSAMVVVMASNGYPGSYEKGTVIENLQEAELAAPGIKIFHAGTAFDSEGKFIAIGGRVLGVTAKGNDLEEARDRAYQAVEKVNWSGGFYRRDIGWRALPQKQYVTKG comes from the exons ATGTCTTGCGCCACCTTCAATGTTGCAGCTTCTTTGAATCTTCATGGACGTACTAAGCAAGCAGTTTCTAAGCCATTTGGGTCAAGAAATCACTGTACTTTCCCCaagttttcttttctctattcTGAGACCTTGAATTTGAGCTCCACTTATTATAGTTTTGGCCGGGATACACCCTCACGCTCATTCCATAGTGTTTTTAAATGTCTTGCTCAGAATTCAGAATCATCACCTTCTGTTAGCGTTGACACAAACAACAATTCTC AAAAGGTGACTGTTCTGGTTATTGGTGGAGGGGGACGTGAACACGCTCTTTGCCATGCCTTGCAACGATCACCATCCTGTGAGACTGTACTTTGTGCCCCGGGCAATGCAGGGATTGCTAGCTCAGGAAATGCTACTTGCATCTCTGACCTTGAAGTTTATGATGGAGCAGCAGTAATCTCCTTTTGCCGGAAAATGGGGGTGGGACTTGTTGTTGTGGGACCTGAGGCTCCACTTGTTGCAGGTCTTACAAATGAGTTAGTTAAGGCTGGAATCCCAACTTTTGGTCCATCTGCAGAGGCTGCTGCTTTGGAAGGTTCTAAAAATTTCATGAAGCATTTGTGTGACAAGTATGATATTCCAACTGCCAAG TACAAAACATTTACTGACCCATCTGCTGCAAAGcaatatatacaagaacaagGAGCACCAATTGTCATCAAAGCAGATGGACTGGCTGCTGGAAAAGGAGTTACTGTTGCCATGACACTGGAAGAGGCAAATGAAGCTGTCGACTCAATGCTGGTGAAGGGTGATTTTGGTTCTGCAGGTTGTCGTGTCATTGTTGAGGAATTTctagaaggagaagaagcatCCTTTTTTGCATTGGTTGATGGAGAAAATGCAATTCCACTAGAATCTGCACAGGACCATAAACGAGTTGGTGATGGTGACACAGGGCCAAATACTGGTGGCATGGGTGCATATTCTCCAGCTCCTATAATAACTAAGGAACTTCAATCTATAGTAATGGATTCAATTATCATCCCGACAGTAAAAGGAATGTCAGCGGAAGGTTGCAAGTTTGTTGGGGTTTTATATGCTGGGCTTATGATTGAGAAGAAGTCTGGCATGCCTAAGTTAATTGAGTATAATGTGCGATTTGGTGATCCTGAGTGCCAG GTCTTAATGGTTCGGTTGGAGTCTGATTTGGTACAAGTTCTACTTTCAGCATGTAGAGGAGAGTTGAGTGGGTTATCACTGAACTGGTCTCCTGGGTCTGCCATGGTTGTGGTAATGGCAAGTAACGGATATCCTGGATCATATGAGAAGGGAACTGTGATTGAAAACCTTCAAGAAGCTGAGCTTGCTGCTCCAGGTATCAAGATATTTCATGCAGGAACTGCTTTTGACTCTGAAGGAAAATTTATTGCAATTGGGGGGCGTGTTCTTGGGGTTACAGCCAAGGGAAATGATCTTGAAGAGGCACGTGATCGAGCTTATCAAGCTGTTGAGAAAGTTAACTGGTCTGGAGGCTTCTATCGTCGGGATATTGGTTGGAGAGCCCTTCCTCAGAAACAATATGTTACAAAGGGATAA
- the LOC100812488 gene encoding uncharacterized protein: MAVLFSNLISITNNTKPCFSFTSKPIICGAKNLTSKRSLILQTPLVCIGIGLTPQVSVAQESPSKSLLSSIENTTSWFQFYGDGFAIRVPPEFKDITEPEDLDAGQSLYGDKAKTKTFSARFASSDGSEILSVVTKPTNQLKITFLQAQNITDLGSLKEAAKIFVPGGSKIYSARSIKIKEDEGFTTYYFYEFGRDNQHVALMAGVSSGKAFIAGATAPQSKWDSDGVKLRSAAISLKIL, encoded by the exons ATGGCCGTTCTTTTCTCCAATCTCATCAGCATCACCAACAACACCAAACCCTGCTTCTCTTTCACCTCAAAACCCATAATTTGTGGGGCCAAGAACCTCACTTCCAAACGGAGCCTCATCCTTCAAACTCCTCTGGTCTGCATTGGCATTGGCCTAACTCCTCAAGTCTCAGTTGCGCAAGAATCGCCGTCCAAATCGCTTCTTTCTAGCATTGAAAACACGACATCTTGGTTTCAGTTCTACGGTGATGGGTTTGCCATTCGAGTCCCACCGGAGTTTAAGGATATCACGGAACCTGAG GATTTGGATGCTGGACAGTCTCTTTATGGGGACAAGGCAAAGACAAAGACTTTTTCAGCACGGTTTGCATCTTCCGATGG ATCAGAGATTCTAAGTGTTGTTACTAAGCCAACCAATCAACTTAAAATCACCTTCTTACAG GCTCAGAATATAACTGATTTAGGTTCCCTGAAGGAAGCAGCAAAAATTTTTGTTCCAG GGGGCTCAAAAATTTATTCTGcaagatcaataaaaataaaggaagatGAGGGTTTTAC GACTTACTATTTCTATGAATTTGGTAGAGATAACCAGCACGTAGCATTGATGGCAGGGGTCAGCAGTGGAAAG GCTTTTATTGCTGGAGCAACTGCACCACAGTCCAAGTGGGACAGCGATGGTGTAAAACTTCGTTCTGCTGCAATATCATTAAAAATTCTGTAG
- the LOC100813027 gene encoding uncharacterized protein LOC100813027, which translates to MGTIFPPHSLSPLLNIKPSPSRILLAPCPQPKSNSLFCSKPIVSSLRKNQTSSPKPSSGTSWLAHAQQGLAALAISLALNFSPVLFNGNALASEFDVLNEGPPKDSYVFDDAGVLSRVTRSDLKQLLSDLESRKNFRINFITVRKLTSKADAFEYADQVLERWYPSVEEGNNKGIVVLVTSQKEGAVTGGPAFVEAVGEKILDATVSENLPVLATDEKYNEAIFSTAKRLAAAIDGLPDPGGPTVKDNKRESNFKTKEETEEKRGQFTLVVGGLLVIAFVVPMAQYYAYVSKK; encoded by the exons ATGGGAACCATTTTTCCtcctcactctctctctccacTCCTCAACATCAAACCTTCACCCTCAAGAATTCTCTTGGCTCCCTGTCCCCAACCCAAGTCAAATTCTCTCTTTTGCTCCAAACCCATTGTTTCAAGTCTCAGAAAGAACCAAACTTCATCTCCCAAACCTTCATCGGGCACAAGCTGGTTGGCTCATGCTCAACAGGGCCTAGCAGCTTTGGCTATCTCCTTGGCACTCAACTTTAGCCCAGTTTTGTTTAATGGCAATGCATTGGCATCTGAGTTTGATGTGCTTAATGAGGGTCCACCCAAAGATTCTTATGTGTTTGATGATGCAGGAGTGCTTAGTAGGGTGACCAGGTCTGATTTAAAGCAGTTGTTGTCTGATTTGGAATCAAGGAAGAACTTCCGCATCAATTTTATAACTGTTAGAAAACTCACG AGCAAAGCTGATGCATTTGAGTATGCTGACCAAGTCTTGGAGCGTTGGTACCCTTCTGTAGAAGAAGGGAACAACAAGGGCATTGTGGTGCTTGTCACGAGTCAGAAAGAAGGAGCAGTCACTGGTGGCCCGGCTTTTGTCGAAGCTGTGGGGGAAAAGATCCTTGATGCTACCGTCTCAGAGAACCTCCCAG TATTGGCTACGGATGAGAAGTACAATGAAGCTATTTTTAGCACTGCTAAACGGCTAGCGGCTGCCATAGATGGGCTTCCGGATCCTGGTGGGCCAACAGTTAAAGACAACAAACGTGAGTCTAACTTCAAAACCAAGGAAGAGACAGAAGAAAAGCGTGGACAATTCACTCTTGTAGTTGGAGGTTTGTTAGTCATTGCATTTGTTGTTCCTATGGCACAGTACTATGCCtatgtatccaaaaaataa
- the LOC100813566 gene encoding GDSL esterase/lipase At1g54790 isoform X2 — protein sequence MDSKNVVAFQVVTFCICLAVANSVEFSYPAVFNFGDSNSDTGELAAGMGFLVVPPYGKNYFKTPSGRFCDGRLIVDFLMDAMKLPFLNAYMDSVGLPNFQHGCNFAAAGSTILPATATSISPFGFGVQVFQFLRFRALALQFLQGKKFDQYVPTEDYFEKGLYMFDIGQNDLAGAFYSKTLDQILASIPTILLEFETGIKKLYDSGARNFWIHNTGPLGCLPQIVAKFGTNPSKLDELGCVSSLNQAATAFNIQLQSFCSKFKGQYPDANVTHVDIFTIKSNLIANYSKYGFEQPIMACCGYGGPPLNFDSRVSCGLTKILNGTTITAKGCNDSSVYVNWDGTHYTEAANQYVASQVLTGNYSNTLLGDKIPFLL from the exons ATGGATTCTAAGAATGTTGTTGCTTTTCAAGTTGTAACATTTTGCATATGCTTGGCTGTGGCAAATTCGGTTGAGTTCAGTTACCCTGCAGTTTTCAACTTTGGTGATTCAAACTCAGACACAGGTGAACTTGCTGCAGGGATGGGATTTCTAGTCGTCCCGCCTTATggaaaaaattacttcaaaaccCCATCTGGGAGGTTCTGCGATGGCCGTCTCATAGTTGACTTCTTAA TGGATGCGATGAAATTGCCATTCTTAAATGCCTACATGGATTCAGTGGGTTTGCCAAATTTTCAGCATGGATGCAACTTTGCAGCAGCAGGTTCAACTATCCTTCCAGCCACTGCAACATCCATCAGCCCGTTTGGCTTTGGGGTTCAGGTATTTCAGTTTCTGAGATTCAGAGCTCTGGCTCTTCAATTTCTTCAag GAAAGAAATTTGATCAGTACGTCCCAACAGAAGACTATTTCGAGAAGGGATTATACATGTTTGACATAGGCCAGAACGATCTTGCTGGtgcattttattcaaaaacatTGGACCAAATACTTGCCTCAATTCCAACAATTCTATTGGAATTTGAAACTGGAATAAAG AAACTGTATGATAGCGGGGCAAGGAATTTCTGGATACATAACACGGGTCCACTCGGATGCTTGCCTCAGATTGTTGCCAAATTTGGCACTAATCCATCAAAGCTTGATGAACTAGGATGTGTTAGTTCACTCAACCAAGCGGCCACAGCCTTTAATATACAGCTTCAATCTTTTTGTAGTAAATTTAAGGGCCAGTATCCAGATGCAAATGTTACACATGTTGATATCTTTACCATAAAATCAAACCTCATTGCAAACTATTCAAAATATG GGTTTGAACAACCCATTATGGCTTGTTGTGGATATGGAGGTCCACCATTGAACTTTGACAGTCGAGTTTCTTGTGGGCTAACAAAGATCTTGAATGGGACCACAATAACAGCAAAAGGTTGCAATGACAGCAGTGTGTATGTAAACTGGGACGGGACTCATTACACCGAGGCTGCAAATCAATATGTGGCATCACAAGTTCTCACTGGAAACTACTCCAACACTCTTTTGGGAGACAAAATTCCCTTCCTTCTCTAG
- the LOC100813566 gene encoding GDSL esterase/lipase At1g54790 isoform X1, producing the protein MDSKNVVAFQVVTFCICLAVANSVEFSYPAVFNFGDSNSDTGELAAGMGFLVVPPYGKNYFKTPSGRFCDGRLIVDFLMDAMKLPFLNAYMDSVGLPNFQHGCNFAAAGSTILPATATSISPFGFGVQVFQFLRFRALALQFLQVSGKKFDQYVPTEDYFEKGLYMFDIGQNDLAGAFYSKTLDQILASIPTILLEFETGIKKLYDSGARNFWIHNTGPLGCLPQIVAKFGTNPSKLDELGCVSSLNQAATAFNIQLQSFCSKFKGQYPDANVTHVDIFTIKSNLIANYSKYGFEQPIMACCGYGGPPLNFDSRVSCGLTKILNGTTITAKGCNDSSVYVNWDGTHYTEAANQYVASQVLTGNYSNTLLGDKIPFLL; encoded by the exons ATGGATTCTAAGAATGTTGTTGCTTTTCAAGTTGTAACATTTTGCATATGCTTGGCTGTGGCAAATTCGGTTGAGTTCAGTTACCCTGCAGTTTTCAACTTTGGTGATTCAAACTCAGACACAGGTGAACTTGCTGCAGGGATGGGATTTCTAGTCGTCCCGCCTTATggaaaaaattacttcaaaaccCCATCTGGGAGGTTCTGCGATGGCCGTCTCATAGTTGACTTCTTAA TGGATGCGATGAAATTGCCATTCTTAAATGCCTACATGGATTCAGTGGGTTTGCCAAATTTTCAGCATGGATGCAACTTTGCAGCAGCAGGTTCAACTATCCTTCCAGCCACTGCAACATCCATCAGCCCGTTTGGCTTTGGGGTTCAGGTATTTCAGTTTCTGAGATTCAGAGCTCTGGCTCTTCAATTTCTTCAag TTTCAGGAAAGAAATTTGATCAGTACGTCCCAACAGAAGACTATTTCGAGAAGGGATTATACATGTTTGACATAGGCCAGAACGATCTTGCTGGtgcattttattcaaaaacatTGGACCAAATACTTGCCTCAATTCCAACAATTCTATTGGAATTTGAAACTGGAATAAAG AAACTGTATGATAGCGGGGCAAGGAATTTCTGGATACATAACACGGGTCCACTCGGATGCTTGCCTCAGATTGTTGCCAAATTTGGCACTAATCCATCAAAGCTTGATGAACTAGGATGTGTTAGTTCACTCAACCAAGCGGCCACAGCCTTTAATATACAGCTTCAATCTTTTTGTAGTAAATTTAAGGGCCAGTATCCAGATGCAAATGTTACACATGTTGATATCTTTACCATAAAATCAAACCTCATTGCAAACTATTCAAAATATG GGTTTGAACAACCCATTATGGCTTGTTGTGGATATGGAGGTCCACCATTGAACTTTGACAGTCGAGTTTCTTGTGGGCTAACAAAGATCTTGAATGGGACCACAATAACAGCAAAAGGTTGCAATGACAGCAGTGTGTATGTAAACTGGGACGGGACTCATTACACCGAGGCTGCAAATCAATATGTGGCATCACAAGTTCTCACTGGAAACTACTCCAACACTCTTTTGGGAGACAAAATTCCCTTCCTTCTCTAG
- the LOC100779155 gene encoding uncharacterized protein isoform X1, whose product MMTPFKRLHLVRTLYRSSQIGESSSYLLGCCKSYSSALSNGSEGNFRSFHPHLLKGHDGFPFAGVKSLTLRSTMSVELSIFMNDRRISTQVKASAQARQVGQQISISSPGFIYESYEPREKIPFGKRWFTRSGWRRTKNDIILELKSAYAIAKLRKKGYSKNQFYNEAANMYKEINTLIAKGDKRTLRKAVTENMFSALKNDIKQRDTAWSRVYWEMVEPVVKI is encoded by the exons ATGATGACGCCGTTCAAACGCTTACACTTAGTTCGCACACTCTATCGTTCATCTCAGATTGGAGAATCTTCGTCGTATCT GCTCGGCTGCTGCAAGAGTTATTCCTCTGCTCTATCAAACG GTTCTGAGGGTAATTTCAGGAGCTTCCATCCCCATTTGTTAAAGGGTCACGATGGCTTTCCCTTTGCTGGTGTAAAATCTTTGACGCTTCGATCTACAATG TCTGTTGAGTTGTCCATTTTCATGAACGATAGGAGGATAAGTACTCAAGTCAAAGCCTCAGCACAAGCGCGACAAGTG GGACAACAAATATCCATATCAAGTCCTGGATTTATCTATGAATCCTATGAACCTCGTGAGAAAATCCCATTTGGGAAGAG ATGGTTCACTAGAAGTGGTTGGAGAAGAACAAAAAATGACATAATTCTTGAG CTTAAAAGTGCCTATGCTATTGCAAAGTTAAGAAAAAAGGGTTATTCAAAAAATCAGTTCTACAATGAGGCTGCCAATATGTACAAGGAG aTAAACACTCTAATAGCTAAAGGTGACAAAAGAACATTAAGGAAAGCAGTTACTGAGAATATGTTTTCT GCCCTTAAGAATGATATTAAACAAAGAGACACTGCTTGGAGCAGGGTATACTGGGAAATGGTTGAGCCTGTTGTTAAGATTTGA
- the LOC100779155 gene encoding uncharacterized protein isoform X2 translates to MMTPFKRLHLVRTLYRSSQIGESSSYLLGCCKSYSSALSNGSEGNFRSFHPHLLKGHDGFPFAGVKSLTLRSTMSVELSIFMNDRRISTQVKASAQARQVGQQISISSPGFIYESYEPREKIPFGKRWFTRSGWRRTKNDIILELKSAYAIAKLRKKGYSKNQFYNEAANMYKEINTLIAKGDKRTLRKAVTENMFSGILGNG, encoded by the exons ATGATGACGCCGTTCAAACGCTTACACTTAGTTCGCACACTCTATCGTTCATCTCAGATTGGAGAATCTTCGTCGTATCT GCTCGGCTGCTGCAAGAGTTATTCCTCTGCTCTATCAAACG GTTCTGAGGGTAATTTCAGGAGCTTCCATCCCCATTTGTTAAAGGGTCACGATGGCTTTCCCTTTGCTGGTGTAAAATCTTTGACGCTTCGATCTACAATG TCTGTTGAGTTGTCCATTTTCATGAACGATAGGAGGATAAGTACTCAAGTCAAAGCCTCAGCACAAGCGCGACAAGTG GGACAACAAATATCCATATCAAGTCCTGGATTTATCTATGAATCCTATGAACCTCGTGAGAAAATCCCATTTGGGAAGAG ATGGTTCACTAGAAGTGGTTGGAGAAGAACAAAAAATGACATAATTCTTGAG CTTAAAAGTGCCTATGCTATTGCAAAGTTAAGAAAAAAGGGTTATTCAAAAAATCAGTTCTACAATGAGGCTGCCAATATGTACAAGGAG aTAAACACTCTAATAGCTAAAGGTGACAAAAGAACATTAAGGAAAGCAGTTACTGAGAATATGTTTTCT GGTATACTGGGAAATGGTTGA
- the LOC100780219 gene encoding lateral signaling target protein 2 homolog — translation MMVLFLYVPILLSLSISFLIHVFKKHIHLFLLDCVTTFNSTNTMTNHNYKLHPNSPPTIMHMHVPDSPPPPNQIGFIEDVGEGIEGLVTCTKSLASFQSIDVSGEIDDNDNNDDEEDEDNCWRKTRVAEGRGNFPPPLSSLNGNGQPSFILVPVRKNGRLQLTKVRIKRPKILYATRQDGRLRLLLVPDQCVEDNAQEEEHEQELVDDTEEEDMRLVESMGEEEEDDEVVEEIISYDSEEKDVRIGELKFPNERSRKCHEVLNHIQSHHHHGHGSHHHHLHMYGFSIA, via the coding sequence ATGatggttttatttttgtatgttcCTATTCTTCTTTCACTTTCTATCTCATTCCTTATCCATGTGTTTAAGAAGCACATTCATCTTTTCTTATTGGATTGTGTCACCACTTTCAACTCTACCAACACAATGACTAATCACAACTACAAGCTTCATCCCAATTCACCCCCCACCATTATGCATATGCATGTTCCGGATTCTCCTCCACCGCCAAATCAGATTGGCTTTATTGAAGATGTTGGTGAAGGGATTGAAGGGTTGGTGACTTGCACTAAAAGTCTTGCTAGTTTCCAAAGCATTGATGTTAGCGGTGAAATCGATGATAATGACAATAATGATGATGAGGAGGATGAAGATAATTGTTGGAGGAAAACAAGGGTGGCAGAGGGTAGAGGAAACTTTCCTCCACCACTTTCGTCGTTGAATGGGAACGGACAACCTAGTTTCATTCTTGTACCAGTAAGGAAAAATGGAAGGTTGCAACTCACCAAAGTAAGAATAAAGAGACCTAAAATTCTCTATGCTACCCGACAAGATGGACGATTGAGATTGCTCCTTGTTCCAGATCAATGTGTAGAAGATAATGCACAAGAAGAAGAGCATGAACAAGAACTAGTAGATGACACAGAGGAAGAAGACATGAGGCTAGTAGAATCAATgggggaagaggaagaggatgaTGAAGTCGTTGAAGAGATTATTAGTTATGACTCTGAGGAGAAAGATGTTAGGATTGGAGAGTTGAAGTTTCCTAACGAAAGGTCTAGGAAGTGTCATGAAGTTTTGAATCATATTCAAAGCCATCATCATCATGGTCATGGGAGTCATCACCACCACCTACATATGTATGGATTTAGCATTGCGTGA